A single genomic interval of Seriola aureovittata isolate HTS-2021-v1 ecotype China chromosome 10, ASM2101889v1, whole genome shotgun sequence harbors:
- the LOC130176895 gene encoding ubiquitin carboxyl-terminal hydrolase 37-like gives MCWKKRCKVGPIPEEQKPKEACHSKPETPNHHTKKEEQPKQNNVPKDQPKRKKEVTVAPIKTPRYKQMSCLGFPNPVQICYMNSCLQSLLTLVCFIRDISQQQQVWSLSPNASIIRSLIDIKESHFSSNVRQKLSVLAAFKKAVSLRDSEFEDLSQKDAHEFLTSVLHQIRSLGQELQVLAASNGTIYSCPVENNMVFKMLNTRKCKSCGTGSAREEDFTNLSLDMIPGGGTVHEMIEDYQKETQLEYLCKCGGTVSGQQSSFINLPRVLVLHVKRFKYSPTYQLIKDHDPIVLSREVVVSSRKGGGCYSLVSTINHIGATATTGHYICDGVDPDVGQRDPTDRWFTYNDAMVTETSGASVCDHRQRSSYILFYQRQE, from the exons ATGTGTTGGAAG AAGAGATGTAAGGTTGGACCCATCCCCGAAGAACAAAAGCCGAAGGAGGCGTGCCACTCCAAACCTGAAACGCCTAACCACCACACCAAGAAGGAGGAACAGCCAAAACAGAACAATGTTCCTAAAGACCAACctaagagaaagaaagaagttaCAGTGGCCCCCATAAAGACCCCTAGATATAAGCAGATGAGCTGTCTTGG GTTTCCCAACCCAGTGCAGATCTGCTATATGAACTCCTGCTTGCAGAGCCTCCTGACACTGGTATGCTTTATCAGAGACATTagccaacagcagcaggtttggaGTCTGAGCCCCAACGCATCAATCATAAG ATCATTAATAGATATCAAAGAGTCCCATTTCTCCAGTAATGTTCGTCAAAAACTCAGCGTTCTTGCTGCATTCAAGAAGGCGGTGTCGCTTAGGGACAGTGAATTTGAAGATCTCAGTCAGAAA GATGCTCATGAGTTCCTCACGTCCGTGCTGCACCAGATCAGGTCCTTGGGCCAAGAGCTGCAGGTGCTGGCTGCCAGCAATGGCACCATCTACAGCTGTCCGGTGGAGAATAACATGGTGTTTAAAATGCTAAACACCAGGAAGTGCAAGAG TTGCGGAACAGGATCTGCTAGAGAGGAGGATTTCACAAACTTATCCTTGGACATGATACCCGGAGGAGGAACAGTACATGAGATGATCGAAGATTACCAGAAG GAAACGCAGTTGGAGTATTTATGCAAGTGCGGTGGTACCGTGTCAGGCCAGCAATCATCATTCATCAATCTGCCAAG AGTGCTCGTCTTACATGTGAAGCGCTTCAAGTATTCTCCAACATACCAGCTGATAAAGGACCATGACCCCATCGTCCTCTCCAGAGAAGTTGTGGTGTCATCCaggaag GGTGGTGGCTGCTACAGTTTGGTTAGCACCATCAACCATATCGGCgccacagcaacaacag GACACTACATCTGCGACGGGGTGGATCCAGATGTCGGCCAGAGAGACCCGACTGACCGGTGGTTCACCTACAATGATGCAATGGTCACTGAGACAAGTGGTGCCTCTGTCTGTGACCACCGGCAAAGATCTTCCTACATCCTGTTTTACCAAAGACAG gaATAG
- the spata2l gene encoding spermatogenesis associated 2-like codes for MIEMSNSKQRASDLKNAYDHSLEQQIMGRGSNLACRDEELWKQVEGPLRDGDAQETHCLGLDPLSVMEESLKAAAMASATRAARGGQVKARGGLQGLAKAFEVLEQAALNLYLGPWREEYKVVKMYSGMFTHYIKPVLSMPQIKKLFGLLGYQPSSSRHEQLFLQALAASLDELLHLSCAFYLARCECRLLQAALGKHVGEPQWELSLVRERQRGNNLQVALENTKKTLKVKQPLMEPLDGEMDMDLYTDEHVNGRQREALVNDDESPRSLAWLTPSSASPAPVKTQSNGMTSLSSSSTSLAVTQQVCISTLNCQLPKVSPLESQGTRSSASKRQSRHPYEESGFDKAESQSVSLQLEAMELCRSDAEANHFCSCLQSSTVYPNRCIECNTLHNITCDLHQQCIMKNHSIVTSYNMAEEMKEQGAESAQSESLRVSDRAIPTLTSSSSAAMSSLVRYHDPESINPSLPPITYHDCCNLAQLDPQVLCHTCSVFHTRSCRDVDGCQRQHHTIKKLEVCACGRTCPRNPLVLCRYCGKEYCRDCWYRNPVVCTCGQTFDQSSSV; via the exons ATGATAGAGATGAGCAACTCCAAGCAGAGAGCCAGCGATCTTAAGAATGCCTATGATCACAGTCTGGAGCAGCAAATTATGGGACGAGGCTCCAACCTGGCGTGCAGAGATGAGGAGCTGTGGAAGCAGGTGGAGGGGCCACTGAGGGATGGAGATGCTCAGGAGACACACTGCCTGGGTCTGGATCCACTGAGTGTGATGGAGGAGTCGCTCAAGGCAGCAGCAATGGCATCAGCAACAAGAGCAGCCAGGGGTGGGCAAGTCAAAGCCAGAGGAGGGCTGCAAGGCCTGGCTAAAGCTTTTGAGGTCCTGGAGCAAGCGGCCCTGAACCTGTACCTCGGTCCCTGGAGGGAAGAGTACAAAGTAGTCAAG ATGTACTCCGGCATGTTCACCCACTATATCAAACCTGTGCTGTCGATGCCACAGATTAAGAAACTGTTTGGCCTGTTAGGATACCAGCCCAGCTCTTCTCGGCACGAGCAACTTTTTCTCCAGGCACTCGCTGCTTCTCTGGATGAACTCCTCCACTTGTCTTGTGCTTTCTACCTGGCCCGTTGTGAGTGCCGCCTCCTTCAAGCAGCTCTTGGGAAACATGTAGGTGAGCCCCAGTGGGAGCTGAGTTtggtgagagagaggcagagaggaaacaacCTACAG GTCGCCTTGGAAAACACCAAGAAGACACTGAAAGTCAAGCAGCCACTGATGGAGCCGTTGGATGGAGAAATGGACATGGATCTGTACACAGATGAGCATGTTAATGGGCGGCAGAGAGAGGCACTTGTCAATGATGACGAAAGTCCCCGCTCTTTAGCCTGGCTGACTCCAAGTAGTGCATCTCCCGCTCCTGTCAAAACACAGAGCAACGGAATGACATCCTTGTCCTCCTCATCCACCTCCCTGGCTGTCACACAGCAGGTCTGCATCTCTACACTCAACTGCCAGCTGCCCAAGGTGTCACCTCTGGAGTCACAGGGCACCAGAAGCTCCGCCAGCAAGAGGCAAAGCAGACATCCCTATGAGGAGTCAGGGTTTGACAAAGcagagtcacagtcagtcagtctgcagTTAGAAGCGATGGAGCTTTGCAGGAGTGATGCTGAAGCCAACCACTTCTGCAGCTGTCTCCAGTCTTCTACTGTCTATCCTAATCGATGTATTGAATGCAACACTTTGCACAATATCACCTGTGACTTGCATCAGCAATGCATTATGAAGAACCACAGTATTGTGACGTCTTACAATATGgctgaagaaatgaaagaacaaGGAGCAGAGTCAGCACAGAGTGAAAGTCTCAGAGTGAGTGACAGGGCAATACCAActctcaccagcagcagcagcgcagcAATGTCTTCATTAGTTCGGTATCATGACCCTGAATCCATAAATCCATCTCTTCCTCCAATCACCTATCACGACTGCTGCAACCTCGCCCAGCTGGACCCTCAGGTCCTGTGCCACACCTGCAGTGTCTTCCACACTCGTTCCTGCAGAGATGTAGACGGCTGCCAAAGACAGCACCACACAATCAAAAAGCTGGAAGTGTGTGCCTGCGGGAGGACATGTCCCAGAAACCCTCTGGTTCTGTGCAGATATTGTGGAAAAGAGTATTGCCGGGATTGTTGGTACAGAAATCCTGTTGTATGCACCTGTGGCCAAACCTTTGACCAGTCATCCTCTGTGTGA
- the pdf gene encoding peptide deformylase, mitochondrial, whose translation MNTTSCVSLLQLSRTGFRLCASKAPHCRASASSSPTVTYTSLSHISPHSPVPCRRSYCINVKVRSYLHYMKRKIIPSPSPPYGHVCQVGDPVLRASAAAVDPAAVTGPEIQKVINTMVKVMRKLDCVGLSAPQIGVPLRIMALEYPERMLEESSTASREVRGLSVQPLRIFVNPQLRVLDGRTVLFQEACESISGYSATVPRYLSVEVSGLNEKGEAVTWQASGWTARIVQHEMDHLDGVLYIDRMDSKTFININWHEHNQ comes from the exons ATGAACACAACATCATGTGTATCTTTGCTCCAACTCTCCAGAACGGGGTTCAGACTTTGTGCATCCAAAGCCCCTCACTGCAGAGCCTCAGCCTCGAGTTCACCAACAGTGACCTACACTAGTCTTTCACACATCTCACCCCACTCACCTGTACCCTGCAGACGCTCTTACTGCATCAATGTCAAGGTGCGCTCCTATCTCCATTACATGAAACGGAAGATTATACCCTCTCCCAGTCCTCCGTATGGTCACGTGTGCCAAGTAGGAGACCCAGTGCTGCGTGCCAGCGCAGCTGCTGTTGACCCTGCAGCTGTAACAGGGCCGGAGATCCAAAAGGTCATCAACACCATGGTGAAAGTGATGCGGAAGCTTGATTGCGTTGGACTGAGTGCACCTCAGATTGGGGTGCCACTCCGCATCATGGCCCTGGAATATCCGGAGAGGATGTTGGAAGAGAGTTCGACAGCATCGAGGGAGGTCCGTGGTCTCTCCGTCCAGCCCCTGAGAATCTTCGTCAACCCACAGCTGAGGGTGCTGGATGGTCGGACTGTGCTGTTTCAGGAAGCATGTGAGAGCATCTCAGGCTACTCTGCCACAGTTCCTCGCTACCTGTCTGTGGAAGTATCTG GTCTGAATGAAAAGGGTGAAGCTGTCACGTGGCAGGCCAGCGGCTGGACAGCTCGTATCGTCCAGCATGAGATGGACCACCTGGATGGGGTCCTCTACATTGACCGCATGGACAGTAAAACCTTCATCAACATCAACTGGCACGAGCACAATCAATAG
- the LOC130175761 gene encoding uncharacterized protein LOC130175761 gives MEGRALQADSNCLLSLPKLPVWIIEYVWVHKMMDIQEVVDPSDWPDVDSQPLSIEDSWRLRVASAQVYSIVKNRDMEHFEKVMGFLEATYRLLPRLVTPIKHMKVMFGLKTMVIMWMLREGRGMVDTLFKIAQFFPSKLPQYQDQCNQHEMFLMRKNNMDFKALAQALAMDKDKLEDYIKKQMETQYGEHYAQKVEDRLLHYLHELETVLPGDTFIDKILKKESPVTEEEKLLLEVITSDSTTIATTLRKLLHCDVASCRPAGVSQSSEHGDNEMESSQLSKSVSYGSSTNVLLKSVEDKTPLEVFKGGEGAAHEVSKDSPLLWESDSHLDVSRHQQRKEDGEVIKRVEEEGSDKVRRESSQRSRECVREASSSPHFCSKHQRWVKSILQGCPDECSEELLLLQANVSSSPPLFQSSSSTSSSQDLTPSDLIPCPPAQQHPPSQTTTHAQIAAEVSKPANPKDGQRSGAASDNSQTEAPPLPSSRDTPLSALLSPVVRLIDIASAGHSCPTFKPHQASLNHFIMSNHTQTASASSSQVLTSPHCHTSRNKDSTFDQLESVAPTNPPNTMSKLQTGSVSHDAATFTSQTQTQQSFSRLSRKRRRACTTTGQSQTLDGFSQNPLAEPYEKAPTTSVFTANQITLSTISSPQVVPQNSIKPQTNNTSPCQSKMLPFSTVVSSTSSSDCLAVRSDTCRVRRAQLRLSALSQAVLLQSTLLQPYVSLTRLSAQECCRVTEGRSSARHVEPVLQGSNEERRKEEEEDSDSSFDVNNLYSSYSSSNDSEESLLNCDPEYKPGIKKKRLCIYVKTTI, from the exons atggagggaagagCGCTGCAGGCTGACAGTAACTGTTTACTGAGTTTACCAAAGTTACCGGTGTGGATCATAGAGTACGTCTGGGTTCACAAGATGATGGATATACAAGAAG TTGTGGACCCTTCTGATTGGCCAGATGTGGACTCTCAGCCTCTTAGCATTGAGGATTCCTGGAGGCTGCGTGTTGCCTCTGCCCAGGTATATTCCATTGTGAAGAACAGGGACATGGAGCACTTCGAAAAAGTGATGGGCTTTCTGGAAGCCACTTACAGACTTCTACCCAGACTGGTGACTCCCATCAAACACATGAAGGTCATGTTTGGCCTTAAAACCATG GTGATTATGTGGATGCTCAGGGAGGGTCGAGGAATGGTTGATACTCTGTTTAAAATCGCCCAGTTCTTCCCAAGTAAACTACCTCAATACCAAGATCAATGT AACCAACACGAGATGTTCCTCATGAGGAAGAACAATATGGACTTTAAGGCTCTGGCACAAGCTCTTGCTATGGACAAGGACAAACTTGAAGATTATATTAAG aaaCAGATGGAGACGCAGTACGGTGAACATTATGCCCAGAAAGTAGAGGACAGGCTGCTGCACTATCTACATGAGCTGGAGACTGTGTTACCAGGAGATACTTTCATTGATaag ATCCTGAAGAAAGAAAGTCCTGTTACTGAAGAGGAGAAACTGCTGCTGGAAGTAATTACCTCTGACTCCACGACCATAGCAACAACTCTAAGGAAACTGCTGCACTGCG ATGTTGCTTCCTGTCGTCCAGCCGGGGTTTCTCAGTCATCAGAACATGGAGACAATGAAATGGAAAGCTCTCAACTCTCAAAGTCTGTGTCATATGGCAGCTCCACAAACGTCCTTCTCAAGTCAGTGGAAGACAAAACTCCCCTAGAGGTTTttaagggaggagagggggctGCCCATGAAGTGTCCAAGGATAGCCCCCTTTTGTGGGAGAGTGACAGTCATTTAGATGTTAGTAGACATCAGCAAAGAAAGGAAGATGGTGAGGTAATCAAgagggtggaggaagagggCAGTGACAAAGTAAGGCGGGAAAGCAGTCAGAGAAGCAGGGAATGTGTTCGGGAggcttcttcctctcctcatttctGTTCCAAACACCAGCGATGGGTGAAGAGCATCCTGCAGGGGTGTCCTGACGAGTGTTCAGAAGAGCTGTTGCTGCTTCAGGCcaatgtttcttcttctccaccacTGTTCCAGTCATCCTCATCCACCTCTTCATCACAGGACCTCACCCCCTCTGACCTCATCCCCTGTCCCCCTGCCCAACAGCATCCACCTTCCCAGACCACCACCCATGCTCAGATAGCAGCCGAGGTGTCTAAACCGGCAAATCCCAAAGATGGGCAGCGCTCTGGAGCAGCAAGTGATAACTCTCAAACTGAAGCTCCACCTCTGCCCTCCTCCAGAGAcactcctctgtctgctctgttgtCCCCGGTGGTCCGACTGATAGACATTGCCTCTGCCGGACACAGCTGCCCTACCTTTAAACCCCATCAAGCATCTCTAAATCACTTCATCATGTCTAATCACACGCAGACAGCTTCTGCTTCCAGTTCTCAGGTACTAACCTCTCCTCATTGCCATACCTCAAGGAACAAAGACTCTACATTTGATCAATTAGAAAGTGTGGCCCCAACAAATCCCCCAAACACCATGTCCAAATTGCAAACAGGCTCAGTATCCCATGATGCAGCTACTTTTACCAGCcaaacacaaactcaacagTCTTTCTCCAGACTTTCAAGAAAGCGCAGAAGGGCTTGCACTACCACCGGACAATCACAGACTCTGGATGGATTCAGTCAAAACCCTTTGGCTGAACCGTATGAAAAGGCCCCAACTACCTCGGTCTTTACTGCTAATCAAATCACTTTGTCTACAATATCATCTCCACAGGTTGTCCCTCAGAACTCCATCAAACCCCAGACAAACAACACCAGCCCTTGTCAATCAAAGATGCTACCATTCTCCACTGTCGTCTCCTCTACCTCCAGCTCAGACTGTCTGGCTGTCAGGTCTGACACCTGCAGAGTCCGCCGAGCCCAGCTGAGGTTATCAGCGCTGAGTCAGGCTGTTCTGCTGCAGTCCACACTGCTACAGCCCTATGTGAGTCTTACCAGGCTGAGTGCTCAGGAGTGTTGCCGGGTGACCGAAGGGAGATCCTCAGCCAGACATGTAGAGCCTGTGTTACAAGGCAGCAAtgaagagagaaggaaggaggaggaagaagattcAGATTCTTCTTTTGATGTGAACAATCTTTACTCCAGTTATTCTTCAAGCAATGACAGTGAGGAATCACTTCTTAATTGCGACCCAGAGTACAAGCCTggtattaaaaagaaaagactatGTATCTATGTAAAGACTACAATATGA